The following are from one region of the Arcobacter defluvii genome:
- the thiC gene encoding phosphomethylpyrimidine synthase ThiC: MRNWLDNHKNDKIRTQMYYAKKGIITPDMEYVAKIEKLEPELVRSEIARGRLIIPANVNHKHLVPMSIGIASSCKINANIGSSALASNVEGEIEKVDVCLKYGADTIMDLSTGGDLDMIRTAVIQHSTVPIGTVPIYQILHDCKDKIEDLSIDVMLKVLEKQAQQGVSYFTIHAGFLLEFMPHVAKRKMGIVSRGGSLMAAWMMHYHKENPFYEAFDDILEICRKYDVSLSLGDSLRPGCLADASDEAQLRELKVLGELTLRAWEKDVQVMIEGPGHVPLNQIERNMKLEKEYCHEAPFYILGPLTTDIAAGYDHISSAIGAAVGGWHGASMLCYVTPKEHLGLPNAEDVRNGIIAYKIAAHSADIARGRKGARDIDDEMSDARYGFDWNKQFELCLDPERAKEYHDETLPQDVFKEAEFCSMCGPKFCSYKITQKIVKEHGQAMIDIAG; this comes from the coding sequence ATGAGAAATTGGTTAGACAATCATAAAAATGACAAAATTAGAACTCAAATGTATTATGCAAAAAAAGGAATTATTACTCCAGATATGGAATATGTAGCAAAAATCGAAAAGCTAGAACCAGAACTTGTAAGAAGTGAAATAGCTAGAGGAAGATTAATAATTCCTGCAAATGTAAATCATAAACATTTAGTTCCAATGTCAATTGGTATTGCATCTTCATGCAAAATCAATGCAAATATCGGTTCATCTGCACTAGCATCTAATGTTGAAGGTGAAATAGAAAAAGTTGACGTATGTTTAAAATATGGTGCAGATACAATTATGGATCTAAGTACAGGTGGTGATTTAGACATGATAAGAACTGCTGTTATTCAGCACTCAACAGTGCCAATTGGAACAGTACCAATTTATCAAATTTTACACGATTGTAAGGATAAAATAGAAGATTTATCTATTGATGTAATGTTAAAAGTTCTAGAAAAACAAGCTCAACAAGGTGTTTCTTACTTTACAATTCACGCTGGATTCTTACTTGAATTTATGCCTCACGTTGCAAAAAGAAAAATGGGAATAGTTTCAAGAGGTGGTTCTTTAATGGCTGCTTGGATGATGCATTATCATAAAGAAAATCCTTTTTATGAAGCATTTGATGATATTTTAGAAATTTGTAGAAAATATGATGTTTCTTTATCTTTAGGAGATTCTTTAAGACCTGGATGTTTAGCTGATGCCTCAGATGAAGCACAATTAAGAGAGTTAAAAGTTCTTGGTGAATTAACTTTAAGAGCTTGGGAAAAAGATGTTCAAGTTATGATTGAAGGTCCAGGTCACGTTCCTTTAAATCAAATTGAAAGAAATATGAAATTAGAAAAAGAGTATTGTCATGAAGCACCGTTTTATATATTAGGACCACTTACAACTGATATTGCTGCTGGATATGATCATATTTCATCTGCTATTGGTGCAGCTGTTGGTGGATGGCATGGTGCATCTATGTTATGTTATGTAACTCCAAAAGAACACTTAGGTTTACCAAATGCAGAAGATGTTAGAAACGGAATTATTGCATATAAAATTGCTGCTCACTCAGCTGATATTGCAAGAGGTAGAAAAGGTGCAAGAGATATTGATGATGAAATGTCAGATGCAAGATATGGATTTGATTGGAATAAACAGTTTGAATTGTGTTTAGATCCGGAGCGAGCAAAAGAGTATCATGATGAAACTTTACCTCAGGATGTATTTAAAGAAGCAGAATTCTGCTCAATGTGTGGACCAAAATTCTGCTCATACAAAATTACTCAAAAAATTGTAAAAGAGCATGGTCAAGCAATGATTGATATTGCTGGATAA
- a CDS encoding Mrp/NBP35 family ATP-binding protein: protein MTNVEIIKKELENIKYPGFAKSIVEFGFVKEVQLDGNNCFINLDITSTAPEVEAQLRKEITALKSLSGINVTLNFNKPKEQVQQSNSVSGKNIAPQIKKVVMVSSGKGGVGKSTTTVNLAIATAMQGKRVGILDADIYGPNIPRMMGLNGKEVEIVGDKAKPLNAYGVDVMSMGILMEEGQALIWRGAMIMKAIQQLLRDILWEELDILFIDMPPGTGDAQLTLAQSVPVSAGINVTTPQHVALDDSRRSLDMFKKLHIPVAGIVENMSGFICPSCKTESDIFGMGTCEELAKQYNTQVLGNLPIEPAIREGGDSGKPIVYFNPESISAKRYMIAADKLISFLNSQDEVSNAAIQPIMPAGVSACSPEGQKIKEEHEKAQKSSGSCGTGCGCH, encoded by the coding sequence ATGACTAATGTAGAAATTATTAAAAAAGAATTAGAAAATATTAAATATCCAGGCTTTGCAAAATCAATTGTAGAGTTTGGATTTGTGAAAGAAGTACAGTTAGATGGTAATAATTGTTTTATCAATTTAGATATTACTTCAACAGCACCAGAAGTTGAAGCTCAACTAAGAAAAGAAATTACAGCACTTAAGTCATTAAGTGGAATAAATGTAACGCTTAATTTTAATAAACCAAAAGAACAAGTTCAACAAAGCAATAGTGTAAGTGGTAAAAATATTGCTCCTCAAATTAAAAAAGTTGTTATGGTTAGTTCTGGAAAAGGTGGAGTTGGGAAATCAACTACAACAGTAAATCTTGCAATTGCAACAGCAATGCAAGGTAAAAGAGTTGGTATTTTAGATGCTGACATTTATGGACCAAATATTCCTAGAATGATGGGATTAAATGGAAAAGAAGTAGAAATAGTTGGAGATAAAGCGAAACCATTAAATGCATATGGAGTTGACGTAATGTCAATGGGAATATTAATGGAAGAAGGACAAGCTCTTATTTGGAGAGGTGCTATGATTATGAAAGCTATCCAACAACTTTTAAGAGATATTTTATGGGAAGAATTAGATATTTTATTTATTGATATGCCTCCAGGAACTGGTGATGCTCAATTAACTTTAGCTCAAAGTGTTCCTGTTAGTGCAGGAATCAATGTAACAACACCACAACATGTAGCTCTTGATGATTCAAGAAGAAGTTTAGATATGTTCAAAAAACTTCATATACCAGTTGCTGGAATTGTTGAAAATATGAGTGGATTTATTTGTCCTTCATGTAAAACTGAGTCTGATATTTTTGGAATGGGAACTTGTGAAGAGTTAGCAAAACAATATAATACTCAAGTACTGGGAAATCTTCCAATTGAGCCTGCTATTAGGGAAGGTGGAGATAGTGGTAAGCCAATAGTTTATTTTAATCCAGAATCAATCTCAGCAAAAAGATATATGATTGCAGCTGATAAATTAATTTCATTTTTAAATTCACAAGATGAAGTTTCTAATGCAGCAATCCAGCCAATAATGCCTGCTGGTGTAAGTGCTTGTTCTCCTGAAGGACAAAAAATAAAAGAAGAACATGAAAAAGCTCAAAAATCAAGTGGTAGTTGTGGGACAGGATGTGGTTGTCATTAA
- the hisIE gene encoding bifunctional phosphoribosyl-AMP cyclohydrolase/phosphoribosyl-ATP diphosphatase HisIE — protein sequence MEQLDKIDWEKMGNLIPVITQDANTNEVLMLAYMNKEALELTIKTNYAHYFSRSRQRIWKKGESSNHLQEIVEILVDCDNDTLLLKVNQEGVACHTGRKSCFYTNLKTNEIISDVEVNTTAAYGVIDTLYHTICERKNENSTKSYTAKLLQGKQNSMLKKVVEEAGEFTFAIKDNNEEEIIYEAADIAYHVLVALASKNISPDRVKQELARRFGMSGIEEKNSRKES from the coding sequence ATGGAACAATTGGATAAAATAGATTGGGAAAAAATGGGCAATCTAATTCCTGTAATTACTCAAGATGCTAATACAAACGAAGTTTTAATGTTAGCTTATATGAATAAAGAAGCTCTTGAATTAACAATAAAAACTAATTATGCACACTACTTTAGTAGAAGCCGTCAACGAATCTGGAAAAAAGGTGAAAGTTCAAATCATCTTCAAGAAATTGTTGAAATTTTAGTTGACTGCGATAATGATACTTTATTACTAAAAGTAAATCAAGAAGGTGTTGCCTGTCATACAGGAAGAAAATCATGTTTTTATACAAATTTAAAAACAAATGAAATAATTAGTGATGTTGAAGTTAATACTACTGCTGCATATGGTGTAATTGATACTTTGTATCATACAATTTGTGAAAGAAAAAATGAAAATTCTACAAAATCATATACTGCAAAACTTTTACAAGGTAAACAAAATTCTATGCTTAAAAAAGTTGTTGAAGAAGCAGGAGAATTTACTTTTGCAATAAAAGACAATAATGAAGAAGAAATCATTTACGAAGCAGCCGATATTGCTTACCATGTATTAGTAGCACTTGCAAGTAAAAATATTAGTCCCGATAGAGTAAAACAAGAGCTAGCAAGAAGATTTGGTATGTCTGGAATTGAAGAGAAAAATTCAAGAAAAGAATCATAA
- a CDS encoding SPFH domain-containing protein, producing the protein MPIDNDYFKNRQQNNSGGSNGGGNYQPPFETPEFFKNFGKKAGMLYLVIIIIGALFLFKPFMTIESGNVGIKQTLGKYDDQPLNPGFHFILPGYQKVTVVDTKVRLMNFATIETSTGFDQSIRSNPAINILDARGLPVSIELTVQYRLTAPGAPATIATWGSAWEDKIVNPVVRNIVRNVVGGFNAEELPTKRNEIATMIENGIRSQIESLEGKPVSIESVQLREIVLPAKIKEQIERVQIANQESERVRYEVLRAKQEAEKRAALANGEAEAKRIEAQGRADAVTIEAKAQAAANKEIALSLTQNLLQMQQIEVQGKFNEALRENKDAKIFLTPGGSTPNIWIDSKDKIRDTSVNQ; encoded by the coding sequence ATGCCAATAGACAACGACTATTTTAAAAACAGACAACAAAATAATTCTGGAGGTTCAAATGGAGGGGGAAATTATCAACCACCATTTGAAACACCAGAATTTTTCAAGAATTTTGGAAAAAAAGCTGGAATGCTCTATTTAGTAATTATTATTATTGGAGCTTTATTTTTATTTAAACCATTTATGACTATCGAATCAGGTAATGTAGGAATCAAACAAACATTAGGTAAATATGATGATCAACCATTAAATCCAGGTTTTCACTTTATTCTTCCTGGATACCAAAAAGTTACAGTTGTTGATACAAAAGTTAGACTTATGAATTTTGCTACTATTGAAACTAGTACTGGTTTTGACCAAAGTATTAGAAGTAATCCTGCAATTAATATTTTAGATGCAAGAGGTTTACCTGTTTCTATTGAACTTACTGTTCAATATAGATTGACTGCACCTGGAGCTCCTGCAACTATTGCAACTTGGGGATCAGCATGGGAAGATAAAATTGTAAATCCAGTGGTAAGAAATATTGTGAGAAATGTTGTTGGTGGATTTAATGCAGAAGAGTTACCAACAAAAAGAAATGAAATTGCTACTATGATTGAAAATGGTATTAGATCACAAATTGAATCACTTGAAGGGAAACCAGTTTCAATTGAATCAGTTCAATTAAGAGAGATTGTACTTCCAGCAAAAATAAAAGAACAAATCGAAAGAGTTCAAATTGCAAATCAAGAATCTGAAAGAGTTAGATACGAAGTTTTAAGAGCAAAACAAGAAGCTGAAAAAAGAGCAGCTCTTGCAAATGGAGAAGCTGAAGCAAAAAGAATTGAAGCGCAAGGTAGAGCTGATGCTGTAACTATTGAAGCAAAAGCTCAAGCAGCAGCAAACAAAGAAATTGCATTATCTTTAACACAAAATTTATTACAAATGCAACAAATAGAAGTTCAAGGAAAATTTAATGAAGCACTTAGAGAAAACAAAGATGCTAAAATTTTCTTAACACCAGGTGGATCAACTCCAAATATTTGGATTGACTCAAAAGATAAAATAAGAGATACATCAGTAAATCAATAA
- a CDS encoding branched-chain amino acid transaminase: protein MTEAKYIWMDGDFVNWHEANVHVLSHTLHYGNGAIEGTKAYKTVDGRCAIFKLNEHTQRLLNSSKMTLMHVPFSLEELNKAQIQLLQKNELFEGAYIRPLVYLGYGVMGLYHKEAPVKVSVAAWEWGAYLGEEGLKKGVRVKISSFTRTPNTSGMGKAKAVANYLNSQMAKYEAVEAGYDEALLRDDQGYIAEASGACFFIVRDGKLITPPNDNSLESITQATVIELAADMGIEVVRRRISREEVYIADEAFFTGTAAEITPIRDVDARIIGCGSRGPITEKIQSAYFDVVAGKNEKYLKYLTYVN, encoded by the coding sequence ATGACTGAAGCAAAATATATATGGATGGATGGAGATTTTGTAAATTGGCATGAAGCAAATGTACATGTTTTAAGTCATACACTTCATTATGGTAATGGTGCTATTGAAGGTACAAAAGCATATAAAACTGTGGATGGAAGATGTGCTATTTTTAAACTTAATGAACATACACAAAGATTACTAAATTCTTCAAAAATGACACTTATGCATGTACCTTTTTCTTTAGAAGAATTAAATAAAGCACAAATTCAATTATTACAAAAGAATGAATTATTTGAAGGTGCTTATATTCGACCTTTAGTATATTTAGGTTACGGTGTAATGGGACTTTATCATAAAGAAGCTCCCGTAAAAGTAAGTGTTGCAGCTTGGGAATGGGGAGCTTATTTAGGAGAAGAAGGTTTAAAAAAAGGTGTAAGAGTTAAAATTTCATCTTTTACAAGAACTCCAAATACTTCAGGAATGGGTAAAGCAAAAGCAGTTGCAAATTATTTAAATTCTCAAATGGCAAAATATGAAGCAGTTGAAGCTGGATATGATGAAGCATTATTAAGAGATGACCAAGGTTATATTGCAGAGGCTTCTGGTGCTTGCTTTTTTATCGTTAGAGATGGAAAACTAATTACTCCTCCAAATGATAATTCACTTGAATCAATCACTCAAGCAACAGTTATTGAATTAGCTGCTGATATGGGAATTGAAGTTGTAAGAAGAAGAATCAGTAGAGAAGAAGTTTATATTGCAGATGAAGCTTTCTTTACAGGAACTGCTGCTGAAATTACACCAATTAGAGATGTAGATGCAAGAATTATAGGTTGTGGTTCAAGAGGACCAATTACTGAAAAAATTCAATCTGCTTACTTTGATGTGGTAGCTGGGAAAAATGAAAAATATTTAAAGTATTTAACATACGTTAACTAA
- the ribA gene encoding GTP cyclohydrolase II codes for MNTIQSNIANLPTRYGKFKIKAYKQGTQEHLAIMSQDFETLESPYVRIHSECLTGDTLGSLKCDCQNQLDLSLKFIAQNGGLVIYHRQEGRNIGLVNKVNAYALQDQGRNTIEANLELGFKEDERDYSIVGHIFRDLDIKKLKLITNNPEKMQYVDSLGVEIIERIPAITKSNKYNEGYLSTKKNKMGHLL; via the coding sequence ATGAATACAATACAATCAAATATAGCAAATTTACCTACAAGATATGGAAAATTCAAAATAAAAGCTTATAAACAAGGAACTCAAGAACATTTAGCAATTATGAGTCAAGATTTTGAGACACTTGAATCACCTTATGTAAGGATTCACTCAGAATGTTTAACCGGAGATACTTTAGGAAGTTTAAAGTGTGATTGCCAAAATCAACTTGATTTATCATTAAAATTTATAGCTCAAAATGGTGGATTAGTGATTTATCACAGACAAGAAGGAAGAAATATAGGTTTGGTTAATAAAGTAAATGCTTATGCACTTCAAGACCAAGGAAGAAATACAATAGAAGCAAATTTAGAATTAGGCTTCAAAGAAGATGAAAGAGATTACTCTATTGTAGGACATATCTTTAGAGATTTAGATATAAAAAAATTAAAGTTAATTACAAATAATCCTGAAAAAATGCAGTATGTCGATAGTTTAGGTGTAGAAATAATAGAAAGAATTCCTGCAATTACTAAATCAAACAAATATAATGAAGGTTATTTATCTACTAAAAAAAATAAAATGGGGCATTTACTATAA
- a CDS encoding methyltransferase domain-containing protein, producing the protein MSQKEFWNSKFSTEEFFYGLHPNEFLASHLETFKEHKKMLCLGEGEGRNAIFFAKKGFEITAIDASDIGLSKLAKRAEEEKLNIKTVCLDLNHWEVTEKYDVIMASYLHMYKNEREILFKKIEDSLNKNGYFVGEFFSTKQLTYNSGGPKDLDLLYTVEDFLNHFDSCKKEVVEELIVLDEGKGHQGEACVIRVVIQKI; encoded by the coding sequence ATGAGTCAAAAAGAGTTTTGGAATAGTAAATTTTCAACTGAAGAATTTTTTTATGGACTACATCCAAATGAATTTTTAGCTTCACATTTAGAAACTTTTAAAGAACATAAAAAAATGTTATGTTTAGGTGAAGGTGAAGGAAGAAATGCAATCTTTTTTGCAAAAAAAGGATTTGAAATTACAGCGATAGATGCTTCTGATATAGGTTTATCTAAGTTAGCTAAAAGAGCAGAAGAAGAAAAATTAAATATAAAAACAGTATGTTTAGATTTAAACCACTGGGAAGTAACTGAAAAATATGATGTGATTATGGCTTCGTATTTACATATGTACAAAAATGAAAGAGAGATCTTATTTAAAAAAATTGAAGATTCTTTAAATAAAAATGGTTACTTTGTAGGAGAGTTTTTTTCTACAAAACAGCTTACATATAATAGTGGTGGACCTAAAGATTTAGATTTATTGTATACCGTTGAAGATTTTTTAAATCATTTTGATTCTTGTAAAAAAGAGGTTGTTGAAGAACTTATTGTTTTAGATGAAGGAAAAGGTCATCAAGGCGAGGCTTGCGTTATAAGAGTTGTTATTCAAAAAATTTGA